The sequence below is a genomic window from Ischnura elegans chromosome 2, ioIscEleg1.1, whole genome shotgun sequence.
CgaggaggggtcgaaaaaggttccgcgagacccttcttaaagGATGttctccaaaaatgctccgtaccacaagaaagaagagtctcttggggctcagtacagcagtcatgctaagacgaaaactccgccgtctcgaaagggttaatgtactgtgtaaccaggcctttagaaaggATAAAaagatatatgtatatacatatgtgtataaaataaatatttatgcaaagaaTTCATCCAAAGTGTCGCACTTCTTATTTGGTTGTATTGTTCACTGGAtcaaaaaatgcttataaaaatgtaattcaaatCCAAAAAACAGGGCTGGAAGCTGGTCTTAAAAATATTGCATCGCTTCGGAAGATTCTAATTGGACAACTATTTGCTTAACAGCCGCTCTCTTGATATTTTCCTCTCCCTAATTTATCACAGATATCTgcattgtaattttgattcatacACACCATTCACTTCTGATAGCATGttgctgcagaaaaaaaattttgtatgtttttagaggataatttagtttttttacctttcagcaatattattgaaaacatcAAGAAAGAGCTTGAAAAGCACACCAAGTGATACATTTCCAAATATATAATCTGCATATAATTTCCAAGAGGATAAGTATAATAAAATGATATTCTCTCACTCGTGGAATGCCAGTTTGAGCAAAAATAATTTCCCTCTAAATCAAGAGGATATTTATCAGTGTTTTACCAATTGAAATGTTGGTAGGTTGTCAGtagagggaaaaataatttctctctcgatccaattttttcctaaTTGAAAATGGGCTTATAAAATGTAACGTATGGCTTATTGTAACTGGCTTATAAAATGTGTCGTAATATGAAAAAATGCTGATTTGTTCATGAgaacagataaaaataaaacaatcctTAGTAAGGAAGATATAAGTATTCATTATagaaaacaatgaattttcattccttaaaaatGGTCACATGAATCTAGAATTTACTGCAACATTCATAGCATTGTAAATGAGTTGAGGTCTAAAATTTTAACAGaagcaaagttttatttttcatttatacttAATACCAATccataatattataaatactaaaaatgaaaataaaattagatataaCAAATAGTAGTTGTGACTTCCTCTTGACAGCTTCAAAACATGGCTCATAGTCTTGCCAAGAACGCCTTGGCCTTTATCAAAGTCATCATcctgttgaaaaaaaatcaattatatattaGGATACTAGttgccaataaaaataattgtgcacGTGAATCTCCTAGGTGTTAAGTAAGTTAAAGCCAGTTTTGAACAACTGCAGTAGTAACGTAACTTATTCCAATCTCAATGTTCCaagatatacaatttttttaccacTGCTCTGAACAGAGTGAGCATTTAGAAGTCTATTATAGGCAAGGTTATAACATTTTACTAAATCTAAACACAGAGCACATAAtacttatttctaaaaatttattactGCAAATACTATACATTCGCACACCATAGTGAGGTTTGGCATCAAAATAcaaacacaatagggtggtttcctattatttttttattgcctaaatcgaaagattattactcctggaatacgtatttcatgcttttagattttgaaatgacgatatctatttttcgcgattaaatgaaaagtgaaaattttctagagcgcgaaaacgcgacgcgtaagtaggaatgtcgggaaatctctctgtgtgacatatttctggttcccgctgccgccttgtgaggtgaccttgaggcgagttgagcgctgatacgacgcaggctgctagcgggtagctgagtaccctgctggctggtagcgcttggcttaaataaggattattaatagttaccttatcaaatgaagaaaactttcagaccttttttgccagttttaataagtgattattaagacatgtttccctgagctctgcgcctcatacatgcattggtaacctcagacgacgtataactcctatcttctcatatagaaactaggtccctgtgacgtcacgtggagtggtatcgcatgggcgccaatctggcccttttcaaatgaggataaaaatggaccattgccattcgtctaaaccggtatttctaaaacgaaataatttgtatattatgaatacagtaatggtgggtaacgaatcgcaatcaatgactttcgttttctttgatgagggaaactaccctatttatgatGTCGAGCCTGAAACATTTCCATGGTTTTTTAACCAGCTAAATAGCATAAGGTCAAACATAAAAACACTTATAAATTGCAACAAGATAGCTAAAAGACATTTAAATTGCCAGGTCTTTGTAGCATTTATTATCCACTCATGTGAAATAAGCTCTGAGGTCAGGCAGCTCATATGAATCCCTGGCCTTGAAGGTCGTCCCTCACACTTGTGGCCACTCCATTGTGCTTCTAAGTCAAGCCACCACAGTTGGAACATCATGTACATGGACGGAATAACTGTCCATTGCAAAAGAATACACCAGAATATGAAGCAATGTATTAATGCAATTGTTCATCTATTTTTAATGGAGTTCATATTAAAATGTTGTCCAGTCTGAGTTCAACTGTGGTAacaacttaaaatatttaaaattactattataaaCTGAGAAGATAAAATGTATCTGCTTCAATGTGGCTCAAACGACCACAAGCCATCCCTCTAGGTAAGACAAAACTCTTGTCCTCTTTGTGTGAAGTGGCACTTACTGGCaattgaagggaaaaataaaatcaactcattgaggaaaataataataaaaactgttCTCACCAGTCCTTTTATTAATTTGTCCTGGTATTTTACTTCTGCTCCAATATCAATAGAAAGCTGCGTAGTAAAAAAACTAATGTTAAGAATATTTTGACAAGACAAACAAAAGAATAGAAATTCAATGCACCCAAGCATAATCAACACATTTTAATAATCAGGACACACTCACTGATTTCAGGACACCGATTTTGTCTTTCAGCTCATCTGTCATTCTATCATTTTCTTCTTCGACATAGTCCCCAGAAGAGGACGGGGGGTGAAAACCATGACCTGAAATTACAGATCaaggaggaaatattgcaaaattataaGCTGTTTAACCATTTTGTTGCACATTAGCTTCCATACCTAAACACAAAATGAAGGTCTACACTTCAATTATTGTAAAATACAAGTATGCATAaccattgataaaaataatgatccTAACCATCAACTCATGACAGAAATTCCATACATGCAAATATatattaaccctttagctgcgggaacgtcaaaatttttcttccactgtgtgcgggacatgaacggggaagatatttttccgtcgaccccgggcatgtgtctagcaggtagtggaccctcataatccgggactacccaccctaccccctgaagACAGACCATGAATGCAgttgagccctttctaagaatcataattggaattaaaatatttgaacgttactttttctaaattgaatgtaaatgaatttttttcctcaaatttggccagcatgacatttttatgagcgatttgatatcaaacagtaatgaaatccattgatttttaaccatattcctcaatATTACAACCATgcttcagccgatttgaactttggggagcatttggaacgtatgtttggatgcggtaggtaaaggtaatggataataaaggttataataggcattctcatgaaggtggtccgatattacaccagatgaggagctgtcgaactggaaaatctgaggagtaaaatcatcagtcgtggaccaagaagatgatgcggattcaatgtcttcagccaaattgaatggaccaccatcgccggaatcaGTTGCATCATCCTCCTCTgtctcagtatccctggtagacacagGCACATCGGAAAAAGTTCCGTCCTCACtctcacaatcagagtcgaataaaatattgagaacttcatcctcgagagaaacctttctcctttttggccgagatggcaaattttcactatccatagtgaaaataaatgaagagattcacaaaatgtagtcactcgagtaggtacttgattaggatcaaacgtacaccaccgaaactctggaaaaactgagcaaagatcaatagaaaatgaaacaatagaaatggaaaagacaggatattcgaagggaaacccattcggtgggaaatccagaacgaaataataatactcaaaggaaagaaatgtccttggtaattacgcaggtacgacagacccaccaccgaaagtataagaaagaataaccaatgctttcaaataagtttccccggctaatgtactatgacaagattaaaaaatttctaggaaatgtaaggaatcattggaattgttttcttcgtgaatgtgccgtGGAGAGCGGAGAATCCTCTCTCTCGAAGAAGGGATAATccgggtagcgctccccgtggtgagggtacccggtcctcgaaagacgccattgtgctctctgccactaggttgggccgagttcaagcaaccgcggaaaggatggcaataaaatcctaaggaaagGCTGCCAGAGGCacgaaaatctggtcaaacgtagaaaaacgtttttcccgcactcaccatgcagaacgtttaaaaacgttcccgcagcctaagggttaaatgTTTCTACAAAAAACTTAGTTGCACATCCCGAGGTgggcaaaatatatttaaattgtgtTTCGAATACAAAatactcaagaaaattttatttgcaatacaaataaaattgtaatacaaAAGtactttcatgaaataaaaatataggctGCTATGGTGAAAGGGCTTACAACTTCACTATTCACCCAGATAATGGGAAAAGTCATGATCTTCAGGACTGTTACCCTCCAGTCACAATTTGGTATTCAGAAGGGGTATTTATGGCTTAAATTCCATCAAAGTTGTATTTCTTAAGATTTTGAGTGGCATGGCAGATATTTGCTTTTCTGGACAGGCATTATAGGACTGGGACGAGGTTAAAATCCCTTAAAGGGTAATTCTGGACAGGCAGTTATTTGAAACCGGGTGAACCAAAGATGTTCCTTTGCAGCCATATCTGCTCTTTCATTTCCTCTTATGCCTGTATGGCCAGGAATGCATAAAAAAAGTATGCTGACATCTATTTTCTCGAGAGATACAAGACATGTCTGGATATCTTGGATGAGAGGATTACTGAGAAAGTTTGGATGGGCATGCGAAAGCTTAAGGAGTTGGTGCAAATGAGGAATTTATGCTGTTTACAATAGATAGGGCTAGTTGATAGTGTACAACTTTGCCGTGAATATGGAGCGCATTGGGTGTATTTTAACCCAAATCTCTCGGTGGTTAGCTGATACCATTATGCATCCTCGAGAGGTTTCTGACTTCGACCCATCTGTATGCACTGGGATAAAGACATTTTCCCTTAATTCCCATTAAGAGTCTGTGGAAGGAAGGATATTCCAAGGAAGAGCTGGAAGCAGTgttgtagccaggaatttcattcgggggatCCAAAATCAGGGgcagaatttttgaaaaacagagtacaaagtagagggttttaataTTTTGCCCCAAAAATTTTGCACAAACCCAGAATccataataaagataaaaatgtacACATCGAATATCATGAATTACTTGGTGATATCCCTGGTAACTAAAAAACCGAATGTAAATATagatttttaacactaaaatggATTCTCTGCACATCTCCATAACAACTTGTGCTTTTAAAATTGCCCTTTCCAGTGAAAACATATATCCTAATAGTATGTAGTCTAGTTTTTGAGCAATCTTAGCGGCACCTGGGCTACATAAGTTTCTCGTTTTCAGTGAAGGACACAGAATCTGTGCCTTTTCACAAACAGCACTGGGTTGGCCTTCCCTTCATTCTGAGAGGGGCAAGCTGGGGCACATCATCAAGGTGGATAAATAGTCAATGAGTTTTTGATGGGGGGAGAAAGTTGTCAGAGGATGGTGAATTATAAGCTAAGTAAGAATGCATAGATGGCCCTAATGATTGTGCTATAGGAATGCTACATAAAAAAGGTTATGAGAATaagtacaaagaaaataaaaagaatacataatatattaaaaaatgaaactactGTTATCTACTTAATCACTCCGACTCACAAAGAAAACTGAGAACTGCCGTTCTTTAGGAAGTTCATGTTTGCAAGCCTGTATCTAGAGAATGGCAAATAAGTATGACAAATTGCATCCCATTAACTAAACGTCAACCATTTTTTGATAGTAAACACTCATTTTATAAGTATGTCAACCTTATCTTGATACCAACCAACTGTAACCCAATGGTGTAATTACAATTAGCACCAGTGGTATCAATGGAAGCACAACTAAAATCAAGAGAAAATTTAACAAGCATTTTGTTACACTGAGTCTATAAGCTCAAACTGACTTCATTACATAATTGACAGGGtgagtaaatttaatttgaaagaaaaatccaTTGGGTCTAACTGGTCAAAGAAATGTCCAGGAAGCCTGAGGGGTAGCCTTTGCATCATCACTTTGTCATCAAACCTGGTTCAAccaatgtaatttcatttttacttaaaaaaatacttctgaattttagatacaaaatacatttggatTTTGCATTtccaatacaaaataataaaaaagtataaaaaataagcaattcaAATAATTCTACTTTCAACACTGCCAATTTCCCCAACATATGGTATTCATAAAAATACCTAAATATATTATGCACTAGGAGAATGATGCAACCCGTGAAaccattcataattttctttactttgaaTGATTCCGTTACTTCTACCCTTAGTTATCAGGATTGAacagtaatataattttcaaattccaaAATTGCGATTCGAAAGAAGAAACATCACTTTACTATACACACATCTGCTACTGTTGAActagataataaataaaacatccgAGTAAAGAAACGAAAAATTGGTATACAGAGACTAAATTTCGCATGGGCGGAACTACGAAGACGGACTTCACTATAATTAGAGCCTTAAGTTCGCAAAAAAGGTAAAATCGGTgaacttcaataaaaaataacactgcATAACAACCCACCTGCATGACTTCTTCTCATTGTCGTTATTATTCTGTACAGACAATTACGCGAAACGTATAATTCATCCTGAAAATGAAGTCAAATGTTATCACAAAGGTATTGCAATAAGTTTAACCATTCAATATGACAATCATAAACACGGATATTAGAATAATCATATCATGACGTTACGAAACCAATAACACATCTGAGTCGAAACTCATGccattcattatgaaaaattctTTCTTGGGTACTTAAATGCATTCCGAGCTATATCCCAATGATGAAACCCCATCGTTCTGTTCCATATTAGGAAAATAACGCCCGATACACAACTATAACACGTCAACATCACCAAGTcacaatgtaaaattttaattacttaccCACCCCTTATATTATCAGCTAATTATAGGGCCGTACCAGCGGGTGTCACAGTATTTTCATCAACTTATCCCCACATTATTGGAAAGCGGCATGATCTCTCTTCAAAAACAATACACGTCAATGATTACTTTCATCTGCTTCAATTTTCAAAACTCATTTGATTTATGTTACCAAATTTGTTCACCAGGTGCTGCTGAACTACCACTTCCGCTAAATGAAAGAAGGCGCGATTTCATTTACGATTCCATTCTCTGGCATCAATGATTTATTTCTGTTTATATCACGAAAGGACCTAATTTAGAGGAGTAAAATCACCACAGCtcatattttaatcaaattaatcacagataaattgtaagtaaatataattttgactCAATGGAAGTTTATAAATGTCAAGCAAACAacggaaattttcaaattaatttttaagtttgcAGTAGAAAAGCATTTATATAAAGTCATCACAAAATAAGCTAAAAAAAAGGCCCTTGATATattaaagtaatttcattttgcTAGCGTAGCAAATGGTTTTTTACCACTCAGAGAACATGATAAcctttaaaacgcatattttttccatccatcctaTCCTACATTGAACTGAGTtcaactcaaaacaatggaataggtctctggacaaaattttaatttaattaatggacGCCATTGGCAGTCTAAACACTTTTGTTTAGACTGCCATTGGTTgagtgcaaattatgcacaatcaaaacgaatgtatcgtttGAGCTCGTGTGCGGCCCGAGCACAACCTActatgtggaggcacgagtttttgaggaggacggtgaggtggaggTTAACAGCCTCTCTTGCAATGATtactgagagcagttcaagtattatgtaagcagggctgggcaaaattgaaatgcacaatacccgtgaccaggggtgccgacttagaaaaaatattggggggcccaaacccggGACCTTGcctcggtaaattttataaatagtgaattttaagtttttaagcattttagaagagtcgtatgatatatcatatacagggtgtcccattttaagttcccaccccgaatatctcgaaatctgagcaaaatgagaaaaaaattttcagataaaagttATAGGGTTAACAGGGGGATATACGATGGTGAtattgaaaatgaccttgaagtcgattttcaaggtcaaagtaggggtaacttccatttcttaaatggaaagccatattttttattgcaggatcGTGTTCTacggaaaaaatacaaactttttgtTGGAAAcgttttattgaaaaatgcattcCTCCAGAGTTTTCTCATAAACTTCGCTCATGTTGTTATTTGTAGTGTCACATGGATCCTGGTTGTGATTTAGGCATTAATTATACCCTCTTCAGAACAGCGAACTGAATTATCTTGTGTTGTGCCCGACATTTGACGGCCTCAAGCTTcgtaaattcttgaattttttaagggAGAGCGAGGTGACCGAGAGAGGTCCTCGAGCAAATCTGGCCCCCACCCCACTGGTTCAATGGGTTCATTTTCATGAGCAGGGGGCTACGGGAGGAACCCTCACGGATCGTGCCGCTCCCGGAACAGAGAAAAACACGGTAGTTTCACAACAACCTAGTATCGGGTATtagtttttgtggtaaaataatagTCTAGTTGTTCTCGTGGTCGtaattttctttggtgaaatatttgttcaggTGTTTCCTTCGTCGTTTCGAACTACTATCgtcgcaaaaaaggtagaacgctgaactttaagcattagTATAAAATCCTATCGAAGCTTGATAGGGTATTGTCATATTTCTGCttactaattgtttattcaactacaacaatgaatcgtggaacattgtttaaacaataataataataataataataacctttatttgcccagcggacactgaacacagtaaaaaatacatgagttgagtgtataggacacgtcatatacatataaatgttgcagacaataataagataaaatacacaagtgtatggcaccataatttgaccaaaagaagttaatgaagtacataaaatttattccatattaaatataattattttttccccaaaaattcctttacggaataaaactgttctttccttaaaaacgttattaatttccttttgaacagGACTGGGTCCATTTCGTACTTAAAATCAGTAGGGAGCCTGTTCAGCACAAGAAGGCCCATGGATTTAGGCCCCAAGGATGCATTTAAAGTCCTGCAATATGTTTGATGCAGATCTCTACAGGCTCTAGTTTGGTGGGAATGAACATTGTCATTagacatataattaaataaatttcttttagcaaacatgcttacaacataaatgtaaatgcatggaactgtcaaaatatttaaccttttgaaaaaggaaagacaaggtgcattaaaaggagcattacatattaatcgtattatacatttttgagctttgaaaattgaatcagaatgggtggaagaaccccagaacagaatactatagataattaaagaataaaattctccgtaataaattgagagtaaaatatcaaGGCTTACAGTTTTCCTGATACTTCTGATAAGGAAGCAAATAGAGTTCAACCTGTTACGAAGATTGCATATATGTTCGTCccatgacacatttttatttaaaacaactcCGAGAAACTTGGAACTAGAAATCTGGGGTATGCGTGATCCCCCTAGATCAATGGTCAATAAAGCAGggggtttatttttattggaaaagtatATAAGTCCAGACTTGTCAGGATTGAGTTTCAAAAGATTTTGTGTACACCATTCACACAGGAGTTCAGAAACTCTAGATGCCCTCAAGGACAAATTGTTTAACGATGGTGCTGATACAATTACattagtatcatcagcatataaaattggcTCAACTCCTTGAACCGTCTGCAAAATTTTTGGCAGatcattaatgtaaagtaaaaataggaTAGGGCCCAGGACTGAGCCTTGGGGTACGCCTAATGTAACTTCTttactgggagaaataaaattagtgccattctttgataaaataacCTGTTGATGCCTTGCACTGAGGTAAGATTTTATCCAGTTATAAGGGATACCTCGAATACCATAGTGTCCTAATTTGGACAAGAGTAACTGATGATTGACTAGGTCAAAAGccttggaaaaatcaaaaaatagccCCAAGGTTTCGATTCTGTTATCAAgatttgaaagtattaaatttaccaaatgataggtggctgtagatgtagatctgctTTTCCTAAAACCATTCTGTGAGCCAGACAAAAGGTTGGAAAATTCAAGAAATGATACAAGTCGATTATGGAAGACATTTTCAAATAGTTTCCCTATCTGATTTAGTAAGGATATTGGACGATAAGAATTCATATCCTGTTCGCTACCTTTGCCTTTATATAGTGGTACAACTTTGGCAGATTTAATGGCATCAGGAAAAACTCCAAGTTGTAAggatttgttaattaaaaaaagtatattaaaaaaacgtaaacatttagcttctacggtcgaaagagtgaaaagGACCACGCGAACAACAATGAAAACAGCGACacggtcgtctccttcatctcatctcgggaaaaatatttgattggttattttcattgtaattt
It includes:
- the LOC124154640 gene encoding BET1 homolog, which gives rise to MRRSHAGHGFHPPSSSGDYVEEENDRMTDELKDKIGVLKSLSIDIGAEVKYQDKLIKGLDDDFDKGQGVLGKTMSHVLKLSRGSHNYYLLYLILFSFLVFIILWIGIKYK